In the Opitutaceae bacterium genome, one interval contains:
- the mgtE gene encoding magnesium transporter gives MLLPTGFLPTILHLNGSPTFAAMEMPPPPKPIESYSTEELQLMNWEDVASIDRDRLILTPPVDIAHLIERFEIDQQRHVLRMIPPELAAEVVSEFRPEDSAELIGEMRPERAAQILGHFDPDDATDIIAELGEADRDRILGDLQPEQSETVTQLLAYPEDSAGGIMTTEFAFVEPEMQVDEAIARIRKQNEELETTYYIYVVDHDKRLVGVVSMRDLILARPGNRIREIMKSDLNGQVSPETDREHVAHLVAEYNLLAVPVVDSSGHILGIVTHDDVIDVMQEEATEDLQKLVGAGGDESVHSKLLYSLRKRGPWLQVNLLTAFLASGVVYLFRHQIEELSILAVFMPIIASMGGNSGAQTLAVAIRSIAVGDVQSSDRTWICVKESILGILNGIASGAVAALVAYFFMHDVGIAVVVFIAMVLNMVLAGAFGALIPLSLKRFGLDPAQSSSIFLTTVTDVAGFFIFLALGANFLLN, from the coding sequence ATGCTCTTGCCAACGGGGTTTCTCCCAACGATTCTTCACCTCAACGGATCCCCCACCTTCGCCGCCATGGAAATGCCGCCACCTCCCAAGCCCATCGAGTCCTATTCGACCGAAGAACTCCAGTTGATGAACTGGGAAGATGTCGCATCCATCGACCGGGACCGACTCATCCTCACTCCGCCCGTCGACATCGCCCACCTCATTGAGCGGTTCGAGATCGATCAACAGCGCCACGTCCTGCGGATGATCCCGCCGGAACTGGCGGCCGAGGTCGTCTCCGAGTTCCGCCCGGAGGACTCGGCTGAACTGATCGGCGAAATGCGACCGGAGCGCGCTGCACAGATACTTGGCCACTTCGATCCCGACGATGCGACGGACATCATCGCCGAACTCGGCGAAGCCGATCGCGACCGCATTCTTGGAGATCTCCAGCCCGAGCAGTCGGAAACGGTCACCCAGCTGCTGGCCTATCCGGAAGATTCCGCAGGCGGCATCATGACGACCGAGTTCGCCTTCGTCGAACCTGAGATGCAGGTGGACGAGGCCATCGCCCGGATCCGCAAACAGAACGAAGAACTCGAAACGACCTACTACATCTACGTCGTCGACCACGACAAACGACTTGTTGGCGTCGTCTCCATGCGAGACCTGATCCTCGCCCGTCCGGGCAACCGGATCCGGGAGATCATGAAATCCGACCTCAATGGGCAGGTCAGTCCCGAAACCGACCGGGAACACGTGGCTCACCTCGTTGCCGAGTATAATCTGCTTGCCGTGCCGGTGGTCGACTCATCCGGCCATATCCTCGGGATCGTGACCCACGACGACGTCATCGACGTCATGCAGGAAGAGGCGACGGAAGACCTCCAGAAGCTGGTCGGTGCCGGAGGCGACGAGAGCGTCCACTCGAAGCTGCTCTACAGTCTGCGTAAACGGGGCCCATGGCTCCAGGTCAACCTCCTGACCGCCTTCCTCGCATCGGGCGTCGTCTACCTCTTCCGTCATCAAATCGAGGAACTCTCCATACTGGCGGTCTTTATGCCGATCATCGCCAGCATGGGCGGCAACTCCGGAGCGCAGACTCTGGCCGTGGCCATCCGCAGCATCGCGGTCGGCGACGTTCAGTCCTCCGATCGGACCTGGATCTGTGTGAAGGAGTCGATTCTAGGCATCCTCAACGGTATCGCATCCGGCGCAGTGGCTGCCCTGGTCGCCTATTTCTTCATGCACGACGTGGGGATTGCCGTCGTCGTTTTCATCGCGATGGTCCTGAACATGGTGCTGGCGGGTGCCTTCGGTGCCCTCATTCCGCTGTCGCTCAAGCGATTCGGACTCGATCCCGCGCAGAGTTCCTCGATCTTCCTGACCACCGTCACCGACGTCGCCGGCTTCTTCATCTTCCTGGCTCTCGGAGCCAACTTCCTTCTCAATTGA
- a CDS encoding 4'-phosphopantetheinyl transferase superfamily protein has protein sequence MQWETSSTISTPADDHIHVWQAEFNQWRSRLGGLESMLDGDEIRRADRFLRLEDRERYVFAHGLLRRILGSCAGSGPPLLTFGTGPHGKPYLIREGSRGDHWSYNLSHSGDRILVAAIRERPVGVDVERISRSVEIESLSRRFFSAEEADHILRQPETARKAAFIDTWVCKEAFVKAVGEGLSMPLDSFSIEFDRNGTRIVRSRGKENPHLDRPWTLIRFSVAEDYSGAVAVGGEPPQVSGFLLVP, from the coding sequence ATGCAATGGGAAACCTCATCAACGATTTCGACTCCAGCGGATGATCACATCCATGTCTGGCAGGCCGAATTCAATCAATGGCGCAGTCGTCTTGGCGGCCTCGAATCGATGCTTGATGGCGATGAAATCCGCCGGGCCGATCGTTTCCTGCGACTGGAAGACCGGGAGCGGTATGTCTTTGCCCATGGTCTCTTGAGGCGGATCCTCGGATCGTGCGCCGGGTCCGGGCCGCCGTTGCTGACCTTCGGGACTGGCCCCCACGGGAAGCCTTATTTGATCAGGGAGGGTTCCCGGGGGGATCACTGGTCGTACAATCTCAGCCATTCGGGTGACCGGATCCTGGTTGCGGCGATCCGGGAAAGGCCGGTCGGTGTGGATGTGGAACGGATTTCGCGAAGCGTGGAGATCGAATCATTGAGCCGTCGTTTCTTCTCTGCGGAAGAGGCTGATCATATTCTCAGACAGCCTGAAACGGCACGGAAAGCGGCCTTTATCGACACCTGGGTTTGCAAGGAGGCCTTCGTCAAGGCGGTCGGGGAAGGCTTGTCGATGCCTCTGGATTCGTTTTCGATCGAGTTTGACCGGAATGGGACCAGGATTGTCCGAAGCCGGGGCAAGGAGAACCCCCACCTCGATCGGCCCTGGACCCTGATCCGGTTTTCAGTTGCCGAGGACTATTCAGGTGCGGTTGCAGTTGGTGGTGAACCGCCGCAAGTCTCAGGTTTTCTTCTCGTTCCCTGA
- the radC gene encoding DNA repair protein RadC has protein sequence MPASPEYRPVQLREMASNQRPQERMESQGAGALSDTELIAMLLRSGTPGNDVLSLSGRLVADAGSLSDLLAWSADDFKRVPGIGPVKALQLVTVMEIARRVLARGTGTNPIFNRPEIVFAHFLPTTAGLNVEKFWVLCLNRKNRLMRQHEATSGTATSSLVHPREVFREAIRAGASAVICVHNHPSGDPAPSSADIQVTRQLRDAAKAVDIDLLDHIVIGRKEIDPAGLGYYSFRESGLL, from the coding sequence ATGCCCGCCTCCCCCGAATACCGTCCGGTGCAATTGCGGGAGATGGCCTCGAATCAACGCCCCCAAGAGCGGATGGAATCCCAAGGCGCCGGGGCCCTCAGCGATACCGAACTGATCGCCATGCTCCTGCGCAGCGGGACCCCCGGAAACGACGTCCTGAGCCTGTCGGGCCGGTTGGTCGCGGATGCCGGGTCCCTCTCCGACCTGCTCGCCTGGTCGGCCGACGACTTCAAGCGTGTCCCCGGCATCGGGCCGGTCAAGGCCCTCCAACTGGTCACGGTGATGGAAATCGCCCGCCGGGTTCTCGCCCGCGGCACCGGAACAAACCCGATCTTCAATCGTCCCGAGATCGTCTTTGCCCACTTCCTTCCGACCACCGCCGGACTGAACGTCGAGAAATTCTGGGTCCTCTGTCTCAACCGGAAAAACCGGTTGATGCGCCAGCACGAAGCCACCTCCGGAACCGCCACCAGCAGCCTTGTTCATCCCCGGGAGGTCTTCCGCGAGGCCATCCGGGCCGGAGCCTCCGCCGTCATCTGCGTCCACAACCACCCCAGCGGCGATCCTGCACCAAGCAGCGCCGATATCCAGGTGACCCGGCAGCTCCGGGATGCAGCCAAAGCCGTGGACATCGACCTGCTCGATCATATCGTAATCGGTCGAAAGGAAATTGATCCGGCCGGCCTGGGCTACTACAGCTTCCGGGAATCCGGCCTGCTCTGA
- a CDS encoding tetratricopeptide repeat protein has product MIVQNDPKSGGLLLKQGTRTEGEATTVASTQAMPGSSSEVTVVIPDATPPPRTIPEAKSIPIPAAAGTPPVSVADSATRQLDARMAAIERLLEQGRQQDRSMIMLMITITLIVSGVTGLTGIGAIIAVVVLQARWINRVSQSALAHQPASLPPALGWGGQGLPEPSRMPASVQASRQQFSEAVQSLRQQIAAMENGSGDAYGTRGRAPEVPVEDSGGFEADEYEVTKLLEKGSQLLDIGRFDRALVCFDQARVLAPERIDVHLKRARTLEQLQREDEALEAFDQVLKLDPSMVAANLGKANLLNRLERYNEALECYEKALGHTSAPRRPVV; this is encoded by the coding sequence GTGATCGTTCAAAACGATCCGAAGTCGGGTGGGCTTCTTCTCAAACAAGGCACCCGAACCGAAGGGGAAGCCACCACCGTCGCCTCCACCCAGGCCATGCCGGGGTCGTCATCGGAAGTGACCGTCGTTATCCCTGATGCGACGCCCCCACCCCGGACCATCCCGGAAGCGAAGTCGATCCCGATACCCGCGGCGGCTGGGACGCCGCCCGTTTCTGTCGCCGATTCCGCAACCCGTCAGCTCGACGCACGCATGGCTGCGATCGAGCGTCTCCTTGAGCAGGGAAGACAGCAGGACCGTTCCATGATCATGCTCATGATCACGATCACCCTGATTGTTTCCGGAGTGACCGGCCTGACGGGAATCGGTGCGATCATCGCGGTCGTCGTCCTCCAGGCGAGATGGATCAATCGAGTTTCCCAATCGGCCCTCGCTCACCAACCCGCGTCCCTCCCGCCGGCACTTGGATGGGGTGGACAGGGTCTGCCGGAACCCTCGCGGATGCCAGCCTCCGTCCAGGCCTCGCGCCAGCAATTCTCCGAGGCGGTCCAGAGCCTGCGGCAACAGATTGCGGCCATGGAAAACGGCAGCGGAGACGCCTACGGAACCAGGGGCAGAGCACCCGAGGTCCCGGTTGAGGATTCCGGTGGTTTTGAAGCCGACGAATACGAGGTCACCAAACTGCTGGAGAAAGGGTCCCAGCTGCTCGATATCGGCCGGTTTGACCGTGCCCTCGTCTGTTTCGATCAGGCTCGCGTCCTCGCTCCGGAACGGATCGACGTTCATCTGAAACGCGCCCGAACCCTGGAACAACTTCAACGTGAGGACGAAGCCCTCGAGGCATTTGACCAGGTCCTTAAACTCGATCCCTCGATGGTTGCCGCCAATCTCGGCAAGGCCAATCTCCTCAACCGGCTCGAACGTTACAACGAGGCTCTCGAATGCTACGAAAAGGCCCTTGGGCACACCAGCGCACCGCGGCGGCCAGTGGTCTGA
- the mfd gene encoding transcription-repair coupling factor: MKQPPILPDSPNLKTTRLIGVSPPARAAVIEDWISRSPSQPWFILGNDGHQIESLAEDLRLFHRAAGRTDASIDCRLLPELPEDATDGPGNFEPSGDRFATLRALLDFDPAKGGHLVVLTTPRALDQAVPEPEAVRSLKLEIRKGAPLPFREFIETLNRFDYDTESVCEAPGQMAVRGGIIDLYPVAADRPWRIDFFGDEVESVQAFDPVTQRSGEAVDFITVTPSPTMELPAAAEGIRGFLGSSMGWLLIDPEALAGTVSDHAREPGSTVWESWQRLIAARENHPDAWITISDLDLNGDDSDEDRSLTYEAESLEFYRTYPDTSRIADERLIDEQAARGRFLAQVAEWQDAGDRVVFVLPRQGEFDRVRELLEEEGLAGRIRPHFIEGQLNEGFRIRFRKGLGRLHWEGLERVPAAVIVTETELFGVKRKRRPRLRQRAQVNQSQVDQLLDFADLVEGEFVVHLLHGIAVYRGLKSIETGGQIREVLSLEFDAGVTLHVSLHESHLVSRYVGLSKIRPQLGRIGSGKWEKTRQTAERATLDYAAQLLEIQARRSLHPGFAFPEDTAWQKEFEATFPYRETPDQLKAIEEAKADMENQLPMDRLICGDVGFGKTEVALRAAFKAVMGGKQVALLVPTTVLAQQHFNTFRERMSGFPVVVEMVSRFRTRRDQIKILDSLAGGRVDILIGTHRLIQKDVVFRDLGLVIIDEEQRFGVRHKEVFKTWRANVEVLSMSATPIPRTLYQALVGARNLSVIETPPAERRPIITIVKSYEEKLVAEVIRKEIRRGGQVFYLHNRVQTIDEVASRLRQLVPEASFAVGHGQMDEKDLERIMVEFIDGRFQVLVCTTIIESGLDIPNCNTIIIEGADRFGLSQLYQLRGRVGRFKHQAYAYLLLHRHSRLLDLARKRLHALRQHNQLGAGFRIAMRDLELRGAGNLLGQQQSGYIMGVGFDLYCQLLRQSIARLKGEPIAATIRASVKLDFVYQGEGRSETSSRYSDGFTVLKQQEINDGSCAPTEARIPPAYITETRLRIDVYRRLAMAESVRQLREIGEELEDRFGKRPIELEALLALTEIRCLAEQKGIVSVETEGNRLKCRRASRNPDDFVMLGSRFPRLTASDPLVRLNEVKVFLRNLPPK; this comes from the coding sequence GTGAAGCAACCGCCGATACTGCCGGACTCGCCGAATCTCAAGACCACCCGTCTGATCGGGGTGAGCCCGCCGGCACGCGCCGCCGTCATCGAGGACTGGATCAGTCGATCCCCGTCACAACCCTGGTTCATCCTCGGAAACGATGGCCACCAGATTGAGTCCCTGGCCGAGGATCTCCGCCTGTTTCACCGTGCGGCTGGGCGAACCGATGCGTCAATCGACTGCCGGTTGCTGCCCGAATTGCCCGAAGACGCCACCGACGGCCCAGGGAATTTCGAACCGTCGGGCGATCGATTCGCCACTCTCCGCGCCCTCCTCGATTTCGATCCGGCCAAGGGCGGTCACCTCGTGGTTCTGACCACGCCGCGCGCGCTCGATCAGGCTGTCCCGGAACCCGAGGCCGTCCGCTCTCTCAAGCTGGAAATCCGCAAAGGGGCGCCCCTCCCTTTCCGGGAGTTCATCGAGACCCTCAACCGTTTCGACTACGACACGGAATCCGTCTGCGAAGCGCCCGGCCAGATGGCGGTGAGAGGGGGAATCATCGACCTCTATCCGGTGGCGGCGGATCGCCCCTGGCGAATTGACTTCTTCGGGGACGAGGTCGAATCCGTCCAGGCGTTCGACCCCGTGACCCAGCGCAGCGGCGAAGCCGTCGACTTCATCACCGTCACACCTTCCCCGACAATGGAATTGCCCGCCGCGGCGGAAGGGATCCGAGGATTCCTTGGATCGTCGATGGGATGGCTTCTGATCGACCCGGAGGCGCTTGCCGGGACTGTTTCGGATCACGCGCGCGAACCCGGCTCCACCGTTTGGGAATCCTGGCAACGGCTGATCGCCGCCCGGGAAAACCACCCGGATGCCTGGATCACGATCTCCGATCTCGATCTGAACGGGGACGATTCCGACGAAGACCGGTCCCTCACCTATGAAGCCGAGTCCCTCGAATTCTACCGCACGTATCCGGATACGTCCCGAATCGCAGACGAACGGCTGATCGATGAACAGGCGGCTCGCGGGCGTTTTCTCGCCCAGGTGGCGGAGTGGCAGGACGCCGGGGATCGGGTGGTTTTCGTTCTCCCTCGTCAGGGCGAATTCGATCGGGTCCGCGAGCTGCTTGAAGAAGAGGGTCTGGCCGGAAGGATTCGTCCCCACTTCATCGAGGGTCAGTTGAACGAAGGGTTTCGAATCCGCTTCCGCAAGGGACTGGGTCGCCTGCACTGGGAAGGGCTCGAGCGCGTCCCGGCCGCGGTCATTGTCACCGAAACCGAGCTCTTCGGGGTCAAACGCAAGCGGCGCCCCCGACTCCGCCAGCGGGCCCAGGTCAACCAATCGCAGGTCGACCAGCTTCTCGATTTTGCCGATCTGGTCGAAGGGGAATTCGTCGTCCACCTCCTGCACGGCATCGCCGTCTATCGCGGTCTCAAGAGTATCGAGACGGGCGGTCAGATCCGCGAGGTGCTTTCCCTCGAGTTTGATGCCGGTGTCACCCTGCACGTCTCCCTGCACGAATCCCACCTCGTCTCGCGCTACGTCGGGCTTTCCAAGATTCGACCGCAACTCGGTCGAATCGGCAGCGGCAAATGGGAAAAGACGAGACAGACGGCCGAGCGGGCCACCCTCGACTACGCCGCGCAATTGCTGGAGATCCAGGCGCGACGTTCCCTCCATCCGGGATTCGCCTTCCCCGAAGACACCGCCTGGCAGAAGGAGTTTGAAGCCACCTTTCCCTACCGGGAGACCCCCGACCAGCTCAAGGCGATCGAAGAGGCCAAGGCCGACATGGAAAACCAATTGCCGATGGACCGTCTGATCTGCGGCGATGTCGGTTTCGGCAAGACAGAGGTAGCCTTGCGGGCCGCCTTCAAGGCGGTCATGGGCGGGAAGCAGGTGGCTCTGCTTGTGCCGACCACCGTGTTGGCCCAACAGCACTTCAACACCTTTCGGGAACGTATGAGCGGATTCCCCGTCGTGGTCGAGATGGTCAGTCGGTTCCGGACGCGCAGGGACCAGATCAAGATCCTGGATTCGCTGGCCGGCGGCCGGGTGGACATCCTCATCGGCACCCATCGGCTCATCCAGAAGGATGTGGTCTTCAGGGATCTTGGGCTGGTCATCATCGACGAGGAACAACGCTTCGGGGTGCGCCACAAGGAGGTCTTCAAAACCTGGCGGGCCAACGTCGAGGTTCTCTCGATGAGCGCGACCCCGATCCCGCGAACCCTCTACCAGGCTCTGGTCGGCGCCCGCAACCTGAGCGTGATCGAAACCCCGCCGGCCGAACGCCGCCCCATCATCACCATCGTCAAGAGCTACGAGGAAAAGCTCGTGGCCGAAGTCATCCGCAAGGAAATCAGACGCGGCGGACAGGTCTTCTACCTCCACAACCGGGTCCAGACGATCGACGAAGTCGCGTCCCGCCTGCGGCAGCTGGTCCCGGAAGCGAGTTTTGCCGTCGGTCACGGGCAGATGGATGAAAAGGACCTGGAAAGGATCATGGTCGAGTTCATTGACGGCCGCTTCCAGGTCCTCGTCTGCACCACCATCATCGAATCCGGCCTCGATATCCCGAACTGCAATACCATCATCATCGAAGGAGCCGATCGCTTCGGCCTCTCCCAGCTCTACCAACTCCGGGGCAGGGTCGGTCGATTCAAGCATCAGGCCTACGCTTATCTGCTGCTTCATCGACATTCCCGCCTGCTCGATCTCGCCCGCAAACGCCTGCACGCCCTCCGTCAACACAACCAGCTCGGAGCCGGTTTCCGGATCGCCATGCGCGATCTCGAACTCCGCGGAGCCGGAAACCTACTCGGGCAGCAGCAGAGCGGGTATATCATGGGGGTTGGCTTCGATCTCTACTGCCAGTTGCTGCGCCAGTCGATCGCCCGTCTGAAGGGCGAACCGATCGCCGCCACCATCCGGGCATCAGTCAAACTCGACTTTGTCTATCAGGGAGAAGGCCGCTCGGAAACATCGAGCCGCTATTCGGATGGATTCACCGTGCTCAAACAACAGGAGATCAACGACGGGAGTTGCGCGCCGACTGAGGCCCGGATTCCTCCGGCCTACATCACCGAGACCCGCCTGCGGATCGATGTCTACCGGCGCCTCGCCATGGCCGAATCGGTTCGTCAACTCCGGGAGATCGGCGAGGAACTCGAGGATCGTTTCGGAAAACGACCCATCGAACTGGAGGCTCTTCTCGCCCTGACTGAGATCCGGTGCCTCGCGGAACAGAAGGGGATCGTTTCGGTCGAAACCGAAGGGAATCGCCTCAAATGCCGGCGGGCGAGCCGCAACCCGGATGACTTCGTCATGTTGGGCAGCCGCTTTCCCCGCTTGACCGCATCTGATCCCCTCGTACGTTTGAATGAAGTCAAAGTCTTCCTGAGAAATCTCCCACCGAAGTAA
- a CDS encoding S4 domain-containing protein yields the protein MTSDEGMRLDKWLWCVRVYKTRREAIEACRSGRVSINGAVAKPARSVRVGDRVNARTMSFDRTLAVIGLTEKRVGAGLVAGFLDDLTPKEEYERGRKTAVERVLGRTRGSGRPTKRERREMDRLLG from the coding sequence ATGACCTCCGACGAAGGCATGCGGCTGGATAAATGGCTCTGGTGTGTCCGGGTCTACAAGACGCGCCGTGAGGCGATTGAAGCGTGTCGGTCCGGCCGGGTCTCGATCAACGGCGCGGTGGCCAAACCGGCCCGGTCCGTCCGGGTGGGTGACCGGGTGAACGCGCGGACGATGAGCTTTGATCGGACACTAGCCGTCATCGGCCTGACGGAGAAGCGTGTCGGTGCCGGCCTGGTGGCGGGTTTTCTGGATGACCTGACGCCAAAGGAGGAGTATGAGCGGGGTCGCAAGACTGCGGTTGAGCGGGTTCTGGGGCGAACGCGCGGCAGCGGTCGCCCGACCAAGCGGGAGCGCCGCGAGATGGATCGGTTGCTCGGTTGA
- a CDS encoding HDOD domain-containing protein → MPTTAATPLSLDFIDAQLGDMSAAPQILPKLQSLIRDCNTNPDDIFTLIKLDQTLATRVIRTSNSAFFAPRSSIDNIEDAVTYLGYDEVFRIITLVAFAKMMSGPLAAYGLSAGELWEKAVATAVTLEVLSDTHEAASNTGYTIGLLHSIGMVFANKHLQTMQSDTRFDLEAAPERIAADEITTMGLTHADIGAHVLERWKFPENVREPIRFQLRPLECQTYGKSACMLNLAKDIGAGFIRSGYRKIDAPEPDSLVLALFGGTSEVYEKLLEKVASKLAMIDVLLQEL, encoded by the coding sequence ATGCCAACGACTGCCGCGACTCCCCTTTCTCTGGACTTCATCGATGCGCAACTCGGCGATATGTCGGCCGCACCGCAGATTCTCCCGAAGCTTCAGAGCCTTATCCGCGATTGCAATACGAACCCGGACGACATCTTCACCCTGATCAAACTCGACCAGACCCTCGCCACCAGGGTCATCCGCACGAGCAATTCGGCTTTCTTTGCCCCGAGGTCCAGTATCGACAACATTGAGGATGCGGTGACCTATCTGGGCTATGACGAGGTCTTCCGCATCATTACCCTGGTCGCTTTCGCCAAGATGATGAGCGGACCACTCGCCGCCTACGGCCTGAGCGCGGGCGAACTCTGGGAAAAGGCGGTCGCGACTGCGGTGACGTTGGAGGTCCTCTCAGACACCCACGAAGCTGCATCGAATACCGGATACACCATCGGATTGCTGCACTCCATCGGCATGGTCTTCGCCAACAAGCATCTGCAAACGATGCAATCGGATACCCGCTTCGATCTGGAGGCCGCGCCGGAAAGGATCGCTGCCGACGAAATCACCACGATGGGCCTGACCCACGCGGATATCGGTGCGCATGTCCTCGAAAGATGGAAATTCCCGGAAAACGTCCGCGAACCAATCCGCTTCCAATTGCGGCCTCTCGAATGCCAGACCTATGGCAAGTCTGCCTGCATGCTCAATCTGGCCAAGGATATCGGGGCCGGCTTCATCCGGTCCGGATACCGGAAGATTGACGCCCCGGAACCCGACTCCCTCGTTCTCGCCCTTTTCGGGGGCACCTCGGAGGTCTACGAAAAACTGCTCGAAAAGGTGGCCTCGAAATTGGCCATGATCGACGTGCTCCTCCAGGAGCTCTGA
- a CDS encoding peptidylprolyl isomerase encodes MIIKQFPRPIAFLVFCLLPTLAPAQTTGDPVGARFANGIAAIVEDRIITVGDIRREIEPLLPQIRSQSRTEAEFRKNLEQVEDDIIQNLTDQTLIVKDFYSDEKRRIPESFVENEVQERLITQFDSDRSKFLEYLNSIGKTPREYRDIVREEIIVGYMRSQLRKSQSIVSPVKIENYYKENQERFYQGDSVHLRLIRLTQLADEDSAVLEQSADTIIDQLGKGAKFEDLATQYSQDTRRNQGGDWGWINREDLKPELADVAFSLEKGAFSQPIRTEKDIFILFVEDKRDAGVQPISEVRDQIERILISQMSRDAQERYLERLRRDGYVRYFN; translated from the coding sequence ATGATCATCAAGCAGTTTCCGCGCCCGATCGCTTTCTTGGTGTTCTGCCTCCTTCCCACCCTAGCCCCCGCTCAGACCACCGGCGACCCGGTCGGCGCCCGCTTTGCCAACGGTATCGCGGCAATTGTCGAGGACCGGATCATCACCGTTGGGGATATCCGCCGGGAAATCGAGCCGCTCCTTCCCCAGATTCGTTCCCAGAGTCGCACCGAGGCGGAATTCCGGAAGAACCTCGAACAGGTTGAAGACGATATCATCCAGAACCTCACCGACCAGACCCTCATTGTTAAGGACTTCTACAGCGATGAGAAACGCCGGATCCCCGAGAGCTTCGTAGAGAACGAGGTCCAGGAACGACTCATCACCCAGTTTGACTCGGACCGGAGCAAGTTCCTTGAATACCTGAACTCCATCGGGAAAACCCCCCGTGAATACCGCGACATCGTCCGTGAAGAGATCATCGTCGGCTATATGCGCAGCCAGCTCCGCAAGTCCCAGAGCATCGTCAGCCCGGTCAAGATCGAGAATTACTACAAGGAAAACCAGGAACGCTTCTACCAGGGAGACAGCGTCCACCTGCGGCTGATCCGCCTGACCCAGTTGGCCGATGAGGACTCCGCAGTCCTCGAACAATCCGCCGACACCATTATCGATCAATTGGGCAAGGGAGCGAAATTCGAAGATCTCGCCACCCAGTACAGTCAGGACACGCGGCGCAACCAGGGCGGTGATTGGGGGTGGATCAACCGTGAAGACCTGAAACCGGAGTTGGCCGACGTCGCCTTCTCGCTCGAAAAGGGAGCCTTCAGCCAACCGATCCGGACCGAAAAGGACATTTTCATCCTCTTTGTGGAGGACAAGCGCGATGCCGGTGTCCAACCCATCTCCGAGGTCCGTGACCAGATCGAGCGCATCCTGATCAGCCAGATGTCGCGCGATGCTCAGGAACGCTACCTGGAGCGCCTCCGTCGCGACGGCTACGTTCGGTACTTCAACTAG
- a CDS encoding ThuA domain-containing protein, which yields MSKLRVVVWGENVHETTHEAVRKIYPKGMHTVIARGLRESGDDLTVSTATLQEPEHGLTEARLSKTDVLIWWGHAAHEKVDDAVAARVQKRVLEGMGLVVLHSGHYSKVFKRLMGTTCSLCWREAGEKERVWVCNPGHPIAAGIDGYFELANEEMYGEPFGIPPPDEQVFISWFEGGEVFRSGNCWFRGNGRIFYFRPGHETYPTYYDANVRRVIANAVRWARPQGVWKDGCPNIKNPPEPLELKGGSVH from the coding sequence ATGAGCAAGCTGCGTGTTGTTGTCTGGGGTGAAAACGTGCACGAGACCACCCATGAGGCGGTCCGGAAAATCTATCCGAAGGGGATGCACACGGTGATCGCAAGAGGACTGCGGGAATCGGGTGATGATCTCACTGTATCCACGGCTACACTACAGGAGCCCGAGCACGGGCTGACCGAGGCGCGCCTCTCGAAGACCGATGTCCTGATCTGGTGGGGGCATGCGGCTCATGAGAAGGTCGACGACGCCGTTGCAGCCCGGGTTCAGAAGAGGGTCCTGGAGGGCATGGGACTGGTTGTCCTGCACAGCGGTCATTATTCCAAGGTCTTCAAGCGACTTATGGGGACGACCTGTTCCCTCTGCTGGCGTGAAGCGGGCGAAAAAGAACGGGTCTGGGTCTGCAACCCCGGCCATCCGATTGCGGCGGGGATCGATGGTTACTTTGAATTGGCGAACGAGGAGATGTACGGGGAACCGTTTGGAATTCCCCCACCGGATGAGCAGGTCTTCATTTCCTGGTTTGAGGGCGGCGAGGTCTTCCGGAGCGGCAATTGCTGGTTCCGGGGCAACGGGAGGATCTTCTACTTCCGGCCCGGCCATGAAACCTATCCGACCTATTACGATGCCAATGTCCGGCGGGTCATCGCCAATGCCGTCCGCTGGGCCCGCCCGCAAGGGGTCTGGAAGGACGGCTGTCCGAACATCAAGAACCCGCCCGAGCCGCTCGAGTTGAAGGGCGGGAGCGTGCACTGA